The following proteins are encoded in a genomic region of Candidatus Leptovillus gracilis:
- a CDS encoding PIN domain-containing protein: protein MNRYLLDTSALITLRDDEAGAEEVADLLYRVQQGQVQCFACFITLMELFYRVWKDEGETAGRLANEQCQALPITWVHEDVRLLEKAVELKATYAISLADAWIAAAAVLLDAELVHKAPEFTAVPCRQRSLPSQK from the coding sequence ATGAATCGTTACCTGCTGGATACTTCGGCTCTGATTACCCTGCGCGATGATGAAGCTGGCGCTGAGGAGGTAGCTGATTTACTCTACCGGGTACAGCAAGGGCAGGTCCAATGTTTTGCCTGCTTTATTACGTTGATGGAGTTATTTTATCGTGTCTGGAAAGATGAAGGAGAAACAGCCGGGCGTTTGGCCAACGAACAATGCCAGGCTTTGCCTATAACCTGGGTCCATGAAGATGTGCGGTTACTGGAAAAGGCGGTTGAATTAAAGGCTACTTATGCCATTTCTTTGGCAGACGCCTGGATTGCGGCGGCGGCTGTTTTGCTGGATGCTGAACTTGTTCACAAAGCCCCGGAGTTTACGGCCGTTCCATGCCGCCAAAGATCGCTGCCGAGCCAAAAATGA
- a CDS encoding formate--tetrahydrofolate ligase has product MSHKLQNLLTPVPSDIDIAQAAEPLPIAQIAAEVGLLPEELVPYGRNKAKVSLAARDRLRDHPNGKYVLVTAITPTPLGEGKTTTTVGVSQALGAHLGKNVFTCVRQPSQGPTFGIKGGAAGGGYSQVIPMEDFNLHLTGDIHAISAANNLLAAAIDTRIHHESYQSDESLFNRLCPPDKEGSRRFAPVMLRRLRKLGIHKTDPNELTAEEKGRFARLDIDPATITWRRVVDTNDRYLRGITIGKGPEEKFTRETGYDIAVASEIMAILALTTDLGDMRERLGRMVIGANHVGEPITADDLGIGGALTVLMKDAIMPTLMQTLEGTPAFVHAGPFANIAHGNSSIIADQIALKLVGPDGYVLTEAGFGADIGMEKFFNIKCRYSGLVPNVVVLVATIRALKMHGGGPKVVAGRPLDPAYTEENLELLEAGCSNLRVHIRNAVRFGVPVVVAVNRFKDDTDAEIELVRRISKEAGALDAVMTNHWAEGGKGAVALGEAIIAACEQPSDFHFLYPLEMSIKEKIETIAKNIYGADGVEYSAEAEAKIALYTKNSFDDLPICMAKTHLSLSSDPNLKGAPTGFTIPIRDLRASVGAGFLYPLLGTMSTMPGLPTRPAYYDVDLDLETGKVVGLF; this is encoded by the coding sequence ATGTCCCACAAGTTACAAAACCTGCTAACCCCCGTACCCAGCGATATTGACATCGCCCAGGCGGCCGAACCGCTGCCCATCGCCCAGATTGCCGCCGAGGTTGGCCTGCTGCCGGAGGAGTTGGTTCCATACGGCCGTAACAAAGCCAAAGTCAGCCTGGCCGCGCGCGACCGCCTCCGCGACCATCCCAACGGTAAATACGTGCTGGTCACCGCCATCACCCCCACCCCCCTGGGCGAAGGCAAAACGACGACGACCGTCGGCGTCAGCCAGGCGTTGGGCGCGCATTTAGGCAAAAACGTATTCACCTGCGTGCGCCAACCCAGCCAGGGACCCACCTTTGGCATTAAGGGCGGGGCGGCCGGCGGCGGTTACAGCCAGGTCATCCCCATGGAAGATTTTAACCTGCACCTGACCGGCGACATCCACGCCATTTCCGCCGCCAACAATTTGCTGGCCGCCGCCATAGACACCCGCATCCACCACGAATCCTACCAGTCGGATGAATCGCTGTTCAACCGGCTCTGCCCGCCGGACAAAGAAGGCAGCCGCCGCTTTGCACCGGTGATGCTGCGCCGCCTGCGCAAGTTAGGCATTCACAAAACCGACCCCAACGAACTAACCGCCGAGGAAAAGGGGCGCTTTGCCCGGCTGGATATAGACCCGGCCACCATCACCTGGCGGCGCGTGGTAGACACCAACGACCGCTACCTGCGCGGCATCACCATCGGCAAGGGGCCGGAAGAGAAGTTCACCCGCGAAACCGGCTACGACATCGCCGTCGCCAGCGAGATCATGGCCATCCTGGCCCTGACCACCGACCTGGGCGACATGCGCGAACGGCTGGGGCGCATGGTCATCGGCGCCAACCACGTCGGCGAACCGATCACCGCCGACGATCTGGGCATTGGCGGCGCGCTGACGGTACTGATGAAAGACGCCATCATGCCCACGCTGATGCAGACGTTGGAAGGCACACCCGCTTTCGTCCACGCCGGGCCATTTGCCAACATCGCCCACGGCAACTCCTCCATCATCGCCGACCAGATCGCCCTGAAATTGGTGGGGCCAGATGGCTACGTGCTGACCGAAGCTGGCTTTGGCGCAGACATTGGCATGGAGAAGTTCTTTAACATCAAATGCCGCTACAGCGGATTGGTCCCCAACGTGGTGGTGTTGGTGGCGACGATTCGCGCCCTGAAAATGCACGGGGGTGGGCCAAAAGTGGTGGCGGGACGGCCGTTAGACCCCGCCTACACCGAAGAAAACCTGGAACTGCTGGAAGCCGGTTGCAGCAACCTGCGCGTCCACATCCGCAACGCTGTGCGCTTTGGCGTGCCGGTCGTCGTCGCCGTCAACCGCTTCAAAGACGACACCGACGCCGAAATCGAGCTGGTGCGCCGCATCTCCAAAGAAGCCGGCGCGTTGGACGCCGTGATGACCAACCATTGGGCCGAAGGTGGCAAAGGTGCGGTGGCGCTTGGTGAAGCGATCATCGCCGCCTGCGAACAGCCCAGCGACTTCCACTTCCTCTATCCGCTGGAGATGAGCATCAAGGAGAAGATCGAAACCATCGCCAAGAATATCTACGGGGCCGATGGCGTGGAATATTCAGCCGAAGCTGAAGCGAAAATTGCTCTATACACGAAAAATAGCTTCGATGATCTGCCCATCTGCATGGCAAAAACGCATCTCAGCCTCAGCAGCGACCCCAACCTGAAAGGCGCGCCCACCGGCTTCACCATCCCCATCCGTGATTTGCGGGCCAGTGTGGGGGCGGGGTTCCTCTACCCGCTGTTGGGCACGATGAGTACGATGCCCGGCCTACCCACCCGCCCGGCCTACTACGACGTAGACCTGGACCTGGAAACAGGCAAGGTGGTTGGTTTGTTCTAA